From Rhodamnia argentea isolate NSW1041297 chromosome 10, ASM2092103v1, whole genome shotgun sequence, a single genomic window includes:
- the LOC125316741 gene encoding anthocyanidin 3-O-glucosyltransferase 2-like → MSTTSELVLIPSPGLGHLVSMVEMAKLLVDRDHRLSVTVLIMKFPMDSEIDSRVESFTASVAARIRFVLLPQQNPSPETSPMAVLTHFMESHKADVREAVAKLSASGSPRLVGLVVDMFCTSMIDVAVEFGVPSYMFITSGVAVLGLMLYLQSLQDEKHMDLTRLKGSDDELDFPCFANPLPAAKFLPSEVFMEEDCRIFLGHARRFRETKGILVNTFAELEPLAVEALAGLGAPAVYPVGPILNIKVESKKGLQIMDWLDQQPDASVLFLCFGSYGSFDEGQVKEIACALERSGCRFLWSLRRPPAKGKLEAPCDYADPADVLPQGFLDRTAGTGRVIGWAPQVEVLAHRAIRGFVSHCGWNSTLESIWFGVPMVAWPQYAEQQFNSFELVVELGLAAEIKMDYRRDLVKGSNILVTAGEIESGIRKLMEGEEAGERRKKVKEMSEKSRKALAEGGSSYLSLGRFIDDVRSQ, encoded by the coding sequence ATGAGTACTACATCCGAGCTTGTGCTCATCCCGTCCCCCGGCCTTGGCCACCTGGTGTCGATGGTGGAGATGGCCAAGCTCCTCGTTGACCGCGACCATCGGCTCTCCGTTACAGTCCTCATCATGAAGTTCCCCATGGACTCCGAGATCGACTCCCGTGTCGAGTCCTTCACCGCTTCTGTCGCTGCCCGCATCCGCTTCGTGCTCCTCCCTCAGCAAAACCCCTCCCCGGAGACATCCCCGATGGCCGTCCTCACACACTTCATGGAGAGCCACAAAGCTGACGTCCGAGAAGCCGTTGCCAAACTCTCCGCCAGTGGCTCGCCACGGCTCGTGGGGCTTGTCGTTGACATGTTCTGCACCTCGATGATTGACGTGGCTGTCGAGTTCGGCGTCCCTTCGTACATGTTCATCACGTCGGGCGTGGCAGTCCTCGGACTCATGTTGTACCTTCAGTCTCTCCAAGACGAGAAACACATGGATCTGACCAGGCTCAAGGGCTCTGACGACGAGCTGGACTTCCCGTGCTTCGCTAACCCGCTACCCGCCGCCAAGTTCTTGCCCTCGGAAGTGTTCATGGAAGAAGACTGCCGCATATTTTTGGGCCACGCTCGGAGGTTTAGGGAAACCAAGGGAATTTTGGTAAATACATTCGCCGAGCTGGAACCACTCGCGGTGGAGGCCTTGGCCGGCCTTGGAGCGCCGGCGGTGTACCCTGTGGGCCCCATACTGAACATCAAGGTCGAGAGCAAGAAGGGTTTGCAGATCATGGACTGGCTCGACCAGCAGCCTGATGCGTCGGTGTTGTTCCTGTGCTTCGGGAGCTACGGGAGCTTCGATGAGGGCCAGGTGAAAGAGATTGCCTGCGCGTTGGAGCGCAGCGGGTGCCGCTTCCTGTGGTCCCTACGGCGGCCACCGGCGAAAGGCAAGCTGGAAGCCCCTTGTGACTACGCAGACCCTGCGGATGTCCTGCCCCAGGGATTCCTTGACAGGACGGCCGGCACTGGAAGAGTGATTGGGTGGGCCCCACAGGTCGAGGTCCTGGCCCACCGAGCCATCAGAGGGTTTGTGTCGCACTGCGGGTGGAATTCCACCCTAGAGAGCATATGGTTTGGCGTGCCGATGGTCGCATGGCCCCAGTATGCGGAGCAACAGTTCAACTCGTTCGAGCTGGTGGTGGAGCTCGGTCTCGCGGCGGAGATCAAGATGGACTATCGGAGAGATCTCGTCAAAGGGAGCAACATCCTCGTGACGGCGGGAGAAATAGAGAGTGGGATAAGGAAGTTAATGGAGGGCGAGGAGGCcggagagaggaggaagaaggtgaaGGAGATGAGCGAGAAGAGCAGGAAGGCTCTGGCGGAGGGTGGCTCTTCTTACTTGTCTTTGGGTCGCTTCATCGATGATGTCCGGAGCCAATGA